A genomic segment from Carboxydocella sporoproducens DSM 16521 encodes:
- a CDS encoding Uma2 family endonuclease encodes YVAPFDVRLPEEGETEENCRNVVQPDISVICDRTKLDDKGCLGAPDWIIEVVSPSHTSHDYVRKLNLYERFGVREYWIVNPDSRHILVYRLGEQGGYGAPIVIREGEIAQPGLFPELSIDTRELFAD; translated from the coding sequence TATGTAGCCCCTTTTGATGTCAGGCTGCCGGAGGAAGGAGAAACCGAGGAAAACTGCCGCAATGTAGTACAGCCGGACATCAGCGTCATCTGTGACCGTACCAAACTGGATGATAAAGGCTGTCTGGGGGCTCCGGACTGGATTATTGAGGTGGTTTCCCCCTCCCATACCTCCCATGATTATGTGCGCAAGTTGAATCTTTATGAACGATTCGGAGTTCGTGAGTACTGGATCGTCAACCCTGATTCCCGCCATATCCTGGTGTATCGCCTGGGAGAGCAAGGAGGTTATGGGGCCCCAATCGTGATCCGGGAAGGGGAAATCGCCCAACCTGGCTTGTTCCCGGAATTGAGCATTGATACCCGGGAACTGTTTGCGGATTAA
- a CDS encoding tetratricopeptide repeat protein → MKLDELFIEKVMKKVNNYLLRYEPEKALRLLDRELKKHPQAWPLAMKKAIILFEEGEMAEAEQLLLTTREQYPELPVVYFWLARLALEQMQLEKALQYCQTLLELEPFDAVNYVLRAEVYELLERNQEAEGDYTKALELEEKTDLYYRRSYVRFLQKDFEGALADLEEARQAALTDEEKSRVEFGTGVVLAGMGHYDAAERAFNLALELYPDYFAAHEQRAFCRLELEDWEGALEDSEWLLARRPDEDRFWWLKGLALYRLGRVEDALLAAENYLQQHPEDPAAYFNLGLMYEELGELKQATEFYSLALELDPGYAEAYLRRAWSNYQQLELEKARTDLLWWVYTAFSDSDLTTMRARLAEAPGFDEEFLNSVSEQLEMGPPQDKSFLC, encoded by the coding sequence ATGAAACTGGATGAGCTATTTATCGAAAAGGTTATGAAGAAAGTAAATAATTATTTATTACGGTATGAACCGGAAAAAGCCTTGCGTTTACTGGACCGTGAGCTAAAAAAACATCCTCAGGCCTGGCCGCTGGCAATGAAGAAGGCAATTATTCTTTTCGAGGAGGGGGAAATGGCAGAGGCTGAACAGCTGTTGCTTACAACCAGGGAGCAGTATCCCGAATTGCCGGTGGTCTATTTCTGGCTGGCGCGCCTGGCGCTGGAACAGATGCAACTGGAAAAGGCTCTGCAGTACTGTCAGACCTTGCTGGAGCTGGAACCTTTTGATGCGGTCAACTATGTACTGCGGGCAGAGGTTTACGAACTGCTAGAGCGAAACCAGGAGGCGGAAGGGGATTATACTAAGGCGTTGGAGCTAGAGGAAAAGACTGACCTCTACTACCGACGCAGTTATGTCCGTTTCTTGCAAAAAGATTTTGAGGGAGCTCTGGCTGACCTGGAAGAGGCCCGGCAGGCAGCCCTGACTGATGAAGAAAAAAGCCGGGTGGAATTTGGTACGGGTGTGGTTCTGGCGGGAATGGGCCACTATGATGCGGCAGAACGGGCCTTCAACCTGGCCCTGGAGCTTTACCCCGATTATTTTGCCGCCCATGAGCAACGGGCTTTTTGCCGGCTGGAACTGGAAGACTGGGAGGGGGCACTGGAGGATAGTGAATGGCTGCTGGCAAGAAGGCCGGATGAGGACCGTTTCTGGTGGTTGAAAGGCCTGGCGTTATACCGGCTGGGACGAGTGGAGGATGCTTTGCTGGCTGCGGAAAATTATCTGCAGCAACATCCGGAGGATCCGGCGGCCTATTTCAACTTGGGCCTGATGTACGAAGAGCTGGGAGAACTGAAACAGGCAACAGAATTTTACTCCCTGGCCCTTGAGCTGGACCCTGGCTATGCTGAGGCCTATTTGCGCCGGGCCTGGAGTAATTATCAGCAGCTGGAACTGGAGAAAGCCCGAACAGATTTGCTCTGGTGGGTTTATACTGCTTTTTCCGATAGTGACCTTACCACCATGCGGGCGAGGCTGGCAGAGGCCCCTGGTTTTGATGAAGAGTTTCTGAACTCAGTGAGTGAACAGCTGGAAATGGGGCCGCCACAGGATAAAAGCTTTTTATGCTGA